In Maridesulfovibrio frigidus DSM 17176, a genomic segment contains:
- a CDS encoding PEGA domain-containing protein, which yields MKFYKSLAVSVMMAGFISGCAPQIAMQSVPVSSNPMGATVLADGKEACVAPCTVSLARNADHILTFKKDQYRQQDIIIKRVYQQEKVLMKAVSSGMNTSSMMMGDKTAWGVSSGVNSIDRQEDTGEAYVLSPSAVAVTLVPMTPQARLDQTGTLAPDMQSLTATDRKQISYVLETLKTGSQFSWTNSQTGIQYFMKAHGTVPGYTAPTRAFSLKMTSMGHSSMYDAKASRAGGGSWDILGNGASTSMVTSSPSDTQTAQPAQMNSDTFLKDAAKAAAIGAAPTIHGGVTGKSGSSSESVNGNTWTKKSSETKVKGSVSVNPVQAIDALDTLLGSETK from the coding sequence ATGAAATTTTATAAGAGCTTAGCTGTTTCTGTTATGATGGCGGGATTTATTTCAGGGTGCGCGCCGCAGATTGCAATGCAGTCAGTTCCTGTTTCATCTAATCCTATGGGCGCCACTGTCCTTGCTGATGGTAAGGAAGCGTGTGTCGCCCCCTGCACTGTCAGTCTAGCGCGTAACGCGGATCATATTTTGACCTTCAAAAAAGATCAGTACCGCCAACAGGATATTATAATCAAAAGAGTTTACCAGCAGGAAAAGGTTTTGATGAAAGCTGTTTCGTCAGGAATGAATACCTCATCTATGATGATGGGCGATAAAACTGCGTGGGGCGTTAGCAGTGGTGTGAACTCCATTGATAGGCAAGAAGATACTGGCGAAGCGTATGTTCTCTCTCCTTCAGCTGTTGCAGTTACACTTGTTCCTATGACTCCTCAGGCTCGTCTAGATCAAACAGGCACACTAGCTCCTGACATGCAAAGCCTCACCGCCACAGACCGTAAGCAAATAAGTTATGTGCTTGAGACTTTAAAAACGGGTTCTCAGTTTAGTTGGACAAATTCTCAAACAGGTATTCAATATTTTATGAAAGCGCATGGTACTGTTCCCGGGTATACGGCTCCGACAAGAGCCTTTTCTTTAAAGATGACCTCAATGGGCCACAGTTCCATGTACGATGCTAAGGCAAGTAGGGCCGGTGGCGGAAGTTGGGATATATTAGGGAATGGGGCATCGACATCTATGGTGACATCATCTCCTTCAGATACTCAGACCGCTCAGCCTGCGCAGATGAACTCTGATACTTTTCTTAAGGATGCGGCCAAAGCTGCCGCAATTGGTGCCGCTCCGACTATACACGGTGGAGTGACGGGTAAGAGTGGTTCCTCTAGTGAATCAGTCAATGGCAATACATGGACTAAGAAGAGTTCTGAAACTAAAGTAAAAGGCAGTGTGAGCGTGAATCCTGTTCAGGCTATTGACGCACTTGATACGTTGCTTGGAAGTGAAACTAAGTAA
- the panD gene encoding aspartate 1-decarboxylase encodes MGSRCLLKSKIHRATITEANVDYEGSISIDINLLEKAGILPFERVDVLNIDNGERLTTYAIEGTEGEFCLNGAAAHKGKAGQKIIICTYTWLDDDELGLHKPKVVLLGEGNQIKSVVK; translated from the coding sequence ATGGGCAGTCGCTGTCTCTTAAAGTCTAAAATTCATAGGGCTACTATTACGGAAGCCAATGTAGACTATGAAGGTTCTATATCTATTGATATTAATTTACTGGAAAAAGCAGGAATTCTCCCTTTTGAAAGGGTGGATGTTTTAAATATCGATAATGGTGAAAGACTCACTACTTATGCCATTGAGGGTACTGAGGGTGAATTTTGTTTAAATGGTGCTGCTGCCCACAAGGGTAAGGCAGGTCAGAAGATTATCATATGTACATACACCTGGCTTGATGATGATGAACTCGGCCTTCATAAGCCAAAGGTTGTTCTCCTTGGAGAGGGCAATCAGATCAAATCGGTAGTTAAGTAA
- a CDS encoding MoaD/ThiS family protein — MNIQILCYATFADKSPENANNYPISDGETIKDIVEKVGIPLDEVKIVFVNGVSAELDARLADGDRVGVFPAVGGG; from the coding sequence ATGAATATACAGATTCTTTGCTATGCTACTTTTGCTGACAAGAGCCCTGAGAATGCGAATAATTATCCGATTTCTGACGGTGAAACTATCAAAGATATTGTTGAGAAAGTCGGAATACCCTTAGACGAAGTTAAAATAGTTTTTGTAAATGGAGTTTCAGCGGAGCTTGATGCAAGGTTGGCGGATGGAGATAGGGTCGGAGTCTTTCCTGCTGTTGGTGGTGGCTGA